A portion of the Meriones unguiculatus strain TT.TT164.6M chromosome 11, Bangor_MerUng_6.1, whole genome shotgun sequence genome contains these proteins:
- the C11H1orf202 gene encoding uncharacterized protein C1orf202 homolog, with the protein MSFGVLEATAEAHGQWLPKPSAPGQPMAEELRPRRGGAQHELLEKVTRLQRGARHPEPEAATRRATGSGGSGSGFWCWRRLFARGARGARRRKSKFARPGSAAAPERGAWGPPGLQRLLHKLATWRRRYLRRGERPEGLEEIPLLVLDRARAAE; encoded by the coding sequence ATGTCTTTTGGTGTCCTGGAGGCCACCGCAGAGGCGCACGGCCAGTGGCTACCCAAACCGTCCGCCCCGGGGCAGCCCATGGCGGAGGAGCTGCGCCCCCGGCGCGGTGGCGCACAGCACGAGCTGCTGGAGAAGGTGACGCGCCTGCAGCGGGGCGCGCGACACCCGGAGCCCGAGGCGGCGACGCGCAGGGCGACGGGCAGCGGCGGCTCGGGCTCGGGCTTCTGGTGCTGGCGGCGGCTGTTCGCGCGCGGAGCCCGCGGGGCGCGCCGGAGGAAGAGCAAGTTCGCGCGGCCCGGCTCGGCCGCGGCCCCGGAGCGCGGCGCCTGGGGACCGCCCGGCCTGCAGAGGCTGCTGCACAAGCTGGCGACGTGGCGGCGGCGCTACCTGCGGCGAGGCGAGCGCCCCGAGGGCCTGGAGGAGATCCCGCTGCTGGTGCTGGACCGCGCGCGGGCCGCCGAGTAG